A region of Candidatus Leptovillus gracilis DNA encodes the following proteins:
- a CDS encoding GAF domain-containing protein yields the protein MAVESQNQPSPFARLLTAVTTHLINLAPDEIDNGINHVLGLIGQFTRADCALVLLQKNRLLSNTHEWSAPDAACEGAAIHDMPPAHMGWILDELDQFGFVYVPNGEHLPPEAVQERRLFAAQGWQAFTAVPLVRQNTRFGLLVLLAQEQIWTNETVSLLHIVGEIFTNALQRKDFEQREKLAYELGAELATILDQDTLLNRTTNQLRDGLGYYYTQIFLANNLPAQTDSGAATHLVIQAGTGVVGERLKQKRHTIAINASRSIVARAARTREVVRVDDVREISYHLPNPVLPNTRSEVAIPLINELALIGVLDVQHTDPNHFNAHEIRILQIVAYQLSTALAKAALFAHNQQLVEELTLLHAIATAATETNDEDTLFARVAPIIAQALRADLFGFAFVDPQSGSLSYHRSLHCRQSKYLFQLIRPGEGVCGQVVATGKPRRITDVTQEPAFLGDSLTRSELCVPLKLDQQIIGVMNAESDQPGAFSEADERLLTTIAGQLANTIEKLRLFKKAQHQAAETAALLATSKAISSLQLDHVLNTIAAEAQRLFKADTCRIHLIAPDGKMLRCVVALSDRPEQAIMNFSLAVGVGITGRVALSGVPEIIRNTLEDGRGVQIPGTPEEDEAMALAPLAIRSQVIGVMTVTRRDVKNQFTPDNLQLLIAFADQAAVAIDNARLFAAEQQRAEQQQQLTKAAAALLDIRALEELGPTVTAVARQTLHADRVAIYLYNSATASAHCLYAHNLSKRYTDAITQQFRQMPANQLLASSQPVFVDNAQTDPRTAVLHDLIREERFYSFAVFALSSPQDPIGALVTYRDEVAPFDADDLAAGQTLAYIVSVTYQNILLLTEIRHALDREQRLNEITRTLNSAPDLPTILAYVTRLATDLVDADAGLLGLVIDHQIMTFYPHNIPASVNLRPVSRGSGIGWEIVETGQPVMKKRYQDHPRAYHALTKVGVGAFIGVPIIAGEESLGAMQIFSFTPGKQFSRRDLALAESIGRQAGIALQNQRLFSQLSERAAVLAVSLARQQELDEARTEFIQNVSHELRTPLGLIYGYAELLDSGALGELTAMQTQSMGIIIKRIRMLITMLDDMSALLAAETQDFRREEIDPGELVQLIQEEFLLQANQAAISLTTAIQRPLPVILGDPFHLRRVFDNLLSNAFKFTPAGGLISLKVWADGRDVLIEVTDTGSGIDPEEMQRIFERFYRAKADSVQHHQGKGTGLGLALVKEIVEAHRGRITVRSKPAEGTTFQIRLPTLLDSPDQ from the coding sequence GTGGCTGTTGAAAGCCAGAACCAACCATCGCCGTTTGCACGGTTGTTAACGGCCGTTACCACGCACCTCATTAACCTGGCCCCCGACGAGATAGACAACGGTATCAACCATGTTCTGGGCTTGATCGGCCAGTTTACCAGGGCTGACTGCGCGTTGGTACTTTTACAAAAAAACCGCCTGCTTTCCAATACCCACGAGTGGAGCGCTCCCGACGCGGCTTGCGAAGGAGCCGCCATTCATGATATGCCCCCGGCCCATATGGGCTGGATTTTAGATGAGTTGGACCAATTCGGCTTTGTCTACGTCCCGAATGGCGAGCATCTGCCGCCGGAAGCGGTGCAGGAAAGACGTCTGTTTGCTGCCCAGGGTTGGCAAGCGTTTACGGCCGTGCCACTTGTCCGCCAGAATACCCGCTTTGGCCTGCTGGTTCTTCTGGCGCAAGAACAAATCTGGACCAACGAAACGGTTTCCCTGCTGCATATTGTCGGCGAAATTTTTACCAACGCTTTACAGCGCAAAGATTTCGAGCAGCGCGAGAAATTGGCCTACGAACTCGGCGCCGAATTGGCTACCATTTTAGACCAGGACACCCTGCTCAACCGAACCACCAACCAACTGCGTGACGGTTTGGGCTATTACTACACACAGATTTTCCTGGCCAACAATCTTCCCGCCCAGACCGACAGCGGCGCGGCCACCCATCTGGTCATTCAGGCCGGAACCGGCGTTGTGGGCGAGCGCCTGAAACAGAAGCGGCACACCATTGCCATCAACGCTTCGCGTAGTATTGTTGCTCGCGCCGCCCGCACCCGCGAAGTTGTGCGCGTAGATGACGTGCGCGAGATAAGTTACCATTTGCCCAATCCCGTCCTGCCCAATACGCGCAGCGAAGTCGCCATTCCGCTCATTAATGAACTGGCGTTAATTGGCGTGTTAGACGTGCAGCATACAGACCCCAACCATTTTAACGCGCACGAGATTCGCATCCTGCAAATTGTCGCCTATCAACTTTCCACCGCCCTGGCGAAGGCCGCCTTGTTTGCCCACAACCAACAGCTGGTGGAAGAGTTGACGCTGCTGCACGCCATCGCCACCGCTGCCACCGAAACCAATGACGAAGACACGCTGTTTGCGCGTGTCGCACCCATCATTGCCCAGGCTTTGCGGGCTGATCTGTTTGGCTTTGCTTTTGTGGACCCGCAGTCGGGCAGCCTTTCTTATCATCGGTCGCTACACTGCCGGCAAAGCAAATATTTGTTCCAACTGATCCGCCCCGGTGAAGGCGTTTGTGGACAAGTGGTGGCCACCGGCAAACCACGGCGCATCACCGACGTGACCCAAGAGCCAGCGTTTTTGGGCGATTCGCTTACCCGGTCTGAGCTGTGCGTCCCCTTAAAGCTAGACCAACAGATCATTGGCGTGATGAACGCGGAAAGTGACCAGCCAGGCGCTTTTAGCGAAGCCGATGAACGCCTCCTGACGACCATAGCCGGGCAGTTGGCGAACACCATTGAAAAGCTGCGCTTGTTCAAGAAAGCGCAGCATCAGGCGGCGGAAACGGCCGCTTTGTTAGCCACCAGCAAAGCGATTTCTTCGCTGCAGCTGGACCACGTCCTCAACACCATCGCCGCTGAAGCGCAAAGATTGTTCAAAGCCGATACCTGCCGCATTCATCTGATTGCTCCAGATGGCAAAATGCTGCGCTGTGTGGTGGCTCTGTCGGATCGGCCGGAGCAGGCCATCATGAATTTTTCGCTGGCGGTGGGGGTGGGCATTACCGGTCGGGTTGCTCTGAGCGGCGTCCCAGAGATTATCCGCAATACGTTGGAGGATGGGCGCGGCGTCCAGATACCGGGCACGCCGGAAGAAGATGAGGCCATGGCTTTGGCTCCGCTGGCGATTCGTAGCCAGGTAATTGGGGTGATGACGGTAACGCGCCGAGACGTTAAAAACCAGTTTACGCCAGATAATTTGCAGCTTCTGATTGCCTTTGCCGACCAGGCGGCCGTGGCCATTGACAATGCCCGGCTTTTTGCCGCCGAACAGCAGCGCGCCGAACAGCAGCAGCAGTTGACAAAAGCGGCCGCCGCGCTGCTAGATATACGCGCTCTAGAAGAATTGGGGCCAACGGTAACGGCCGTTGCCCGGCAAACCCTCCACGCCGACCGTGTGGCTATTTACCTTTACAACAGCGCCACCGCTTCGGCCCACTGCCTGTACGCCCACAATCTGTCCAAACGATATACTGACGCCATTACCCAACAGTTCCGGCAAATGCCGGCCAATCAGCTTTTGGCCAGCAGCCAGCCTGTCTTTGTGGACAATGCGCAAACGGATCCACGCACGGCCGTTTTGCATGACCTCATCCGCGAAGAAAGATTCTACAGCTTTGCTGTCTTCGCCCTATCGTCGCCCCAAGACCCCATTGGCGCTCTGGTCACTTACCGAGATGAGGTTGCCCCCTTCGACGCCGACGATCTGGCCGCCGGGCAAACATTGGCCTACATCGTCTCCGTTACCTACCAAAACATCCTTCTGCTAACCGAAATCCGTCACGCTTTGGACCGGGAGCAGCGTCTGAACGAAATCACCCGCACCCTCAACAGCGCGCCCGATTTGCCCACCATTCTGGCCTACGTCACCCGCCTGGCGACCGATCTGGTAGACGCGGACGCCGGCTTGTTGGGGCTGGTGATAGACCATCAGATAATGACCTTTTATCCACACAACATCCCTGCCAGCGTCAATTTGCGCCCTGTCAGCCGGGGCAGTGGCATCGGCTGGGAAATTGTAGAAACAGGTCAACCTGTGATGAAGAAGCGCTACCAGGACCATCCGCGCGCGTATCATGCTCTGACGAAGGTGGGCGTGGGCGCTTTTATTGGCGTCCCCATCATTGCCGGTGAGGAATCTTTGGGCGCAATGCAGATTTTTAGTTTCACGCCTGGCAAACAATTCAGCCGCCGCGATCTGGCTCTGGCGGAATCTATTGGCCGTCAGGCGGGCATTGCCCTGCAAAACCAGCGGCTCTTTTCGCAGTTGTCTGAACGCGCTGCCGTCCTGGCCGTTTCCCTGGCGCGTCAGCAAGAGTTGGATGAGGCCCGTACCGAGTTTATCCAAAATGTGTCACACGAACTGCGCACGCCATTGGGTTTGATTTATGGTTATGCGGAGCTGTTGGACAGCGGCGCGCTGGGTGAGCTGACGGCGATGCAAACCCAGTCTATGGGCATCATCATCAAGCGGATTCGGATGCTCATTACCATGTTGGATGATATGTCTGCTTTGCTGGCAGCGGAGACCCAGGATTTCCGGCGCGAAGAAATAGACCCAGGCGAATTGGTACAGTTAATCCAGGAAGAGTTTTTGCTCCAGGCCAATCAGGCAGCGATTAGCCTGACGACAGCTATCCAACGGCCGTTGCCCGTTATTTTAGGCGATCCCTTCCACCTGCGGCGGGTGTTCGATAATTTGCTCAGCAATGCCTTCAAATTTACGCCAGCCGGCGGCCTGATTTCTCTAAAGGTGTGGGCCGATGGGCGTGACGTGTTGATAGAGGTCACCGATACGGGCAGCGGGATTGACCCGGAGGAAATGCAGCGCATTTTTGAGCGTTTTTATCGAGCGAAGGCCGACTCGGTGCAGCACCATCAGGGCAAGGGCACAGGTTTGGGGTTGGCTCTGGTAAAGGAAATTGTGGAAGCGCACCGGGGCCGGATTACTGTGCGTTCTAAACCTGCCGAGGGAACAACGTTCCAGATTCGCCTGCCGACTTTACTGGACTCGCCAGATCAGTGA
- a CDS encoding TetR/AcrR family transcriptional regulator: MPYHSSDKTRQKKDSKRAAMMQAAVRVFAEKGYQAATIRDIVEEAGVAVGTFYFYFPDKETLFVHLYEETAQFLLQALQQAIQSRVTLPQQLKAGLQAYVNIAVFEPAVIQLLLVGGVGTSPMLVDKQMAFRERLIALWQRPLDQALSQTLIVPQNSRRTAEGFAGAFDEMILHLLNQPDTEREAGAAVQDMFQFALRACAYTGGH, from the coding sequence ATGCCGTACCACAGCAGCGACAAAACACGTCAGAAAAAGGACTCTAAACGCGCGGCGATGATGCAGGCGGCCGTGCGCGTTTTTGCCGAAAAGGGGTATCAGGCGGCCACCATTCGGGATATTGTCGAAGAAGCCGGCGTGGCGGTGGGCACGTTTTACTTTTATTTCCCGGATAAGGAGACCTTGTTTGTTCATCTGTATGAGGAGACGGCCCAGTTTTTGCTGCAAGCCTTACAGCAAGCCATCCAGTCGCGGGTAACGCTGCCGCAGCAGTTAAAGGCCGGGTTGCAGGCTTATGTGAACATTGCTGTGTTTGAACCGGCGGTCATCCAACTGCTGCTGGTGGGGGGTGTGGGGACATCGCCGATGTTGGTGGATAAACAGATGGCGTTTCGAGAGCGGTTGATTGCGCTGTGGCAACGGCCGTTAGACCAGGCCCTATCCCAAACTTTGATTGTGCCGCAAAACAGCCGCCGCACAGCCGAGGGTTTTGCCGGCGCGTTTGATGAGATGATATTGCATTTACTGAATCAGCCCGACACAGAACGCGAAGCGGGCGCGGCCGTGCAAGATATGTTTCAGTTTGCGTTAAGGGCCTGCGCCTATACCGGCGGCCATTAA
- a CDS encoding PLP-dependent aminotransferase family protein has product MFSFVLQKNGRYPLYAQLYRQIAALILGGELPAGTKLPPSRQLAVNLGVARVTVTQAYEQLQAEGYIAGRIGAGMFVTEGLVNALLPKREEKRPFTPTFSHWGERVMAAEPEVESAAARPAIDFGFGRSFAQIFPYDVWRRLLARYLGADDAILARYGSVAGFEPLRAALADYLARQRGVRCTPEQIVIVSGAQQVLDILARLLLNPGDEALVETPGYTVAYDLLRVYGARLVGLPVDDEGFRVELIPQDSRARLAFVTPTHQFPRGGTMSLPRRLRLLQWAQEREALIIEDDYDGELRYNGRPLAALQGLDEAGRVAYLGTFSKVLFPALRLAYVVLPPALLNPFVQAKSLIDRGAPTLTQAAVADFITEGHFERHLQQLRQAYGRRRAVLIAAIAAYIEPNLPQVRYAPMAAGLHVMLYLGTGVNETAVVQQAAAAGVGVYPGAPYHLEQPAPPSILLGFSGLEEAEIEEGVRRLAKVLPAQA; this is encoded by the coding sequence ATGTTTAGTTTCGTGTTACAGAAGAACGGCCGTTACCCCCTATATGCCCAACTCTACCGCCAGATTGCCGCGTTGATTTTGGGCGGTGAACTGCCGGCGGGGACAAAGCTGCCACCCAGCCGCCAGTTGGCCGTCAATTTGGGCGTGGCGCGGGTGACGGTAACGCAGGCATATGAACAACTTCAAGCAGAGGGTTATATCGCCGGGCGCATTGGCGCGGGCATGTTTGTGACCGAGGGGTTGGTGAATGCGCTGCTGCCAAAGAGGGAGGAGAAACGGCCGTTTACCCCCACCTTCTCCCACTGGGGCGAACGGGTCATGGCCGCCGAACCGGAGGTTGAATCAGCGGCGGCCCGCCCGGCCATAGATTTTGGCTTTGGCCGTTCCTTCGCCCAGATTTTCCCCTACGATGTGTGGCGGCGGCTGCTGGCCCGCTACCTGGGCGCCGACGACGCCATCCTGGCCCGCTACGGCTCCGTGGCCGGGTTTGAGCCACTGCGGGCCGCGCTGGCCGATTACCTGGCGCGGCAGCGCGGCGTGCGCTGCACCCCGGAGCAGATCGTCATTGTGAGTGGGGCGCAGCAGGTGCTGGATATTCTGGCCCGCCTGCTGCTCAATCCAGGCGACGAGGCGCTGGTGGAAACGCCTGGTTATACAGTAGCCTACGATTTGCTGCGCGTCTACGGGGCCAGGCTGGTTGGCCTGCCGGTGGACGACGAGGGCTTTCGGGTAGAGCTAATCCCACAAGACAGCCGGGCGCGGTTGGCCTTTGTGACCCCAACGCATCAATTCCCCCGCGGCGGCACGATGTCGCTGCCGCGGCGGCTGCGCCTGCTGCAATGGGCGCAGGAACGGGAGGCGCTGATTATTGAAGATGATTATGACGGCGAACTGCGGTATAACGGCCGTCCCCTGGCCGCTTTGCAAGGGTTAGATGAGGCTGGGCGGGTGGCTTACCTGGGCACGTTCTCGAAAGTGCTGTTCCCGGCGCTGCGCCTGGCCTATGTGGTGCTGCCCCCGGCGCTGCTGAACCCCTTCGTGCAGGCCAAGAGCCTGATAGACCGGGGCGCACCGACGTTAACGCAGGCGGCCGTGGCCGATTTCATCACCGAAGGGCATTTTGAGCGCCATTTGCAGCAGCTGCGGCAGGCGTATGGGCGGCGGCGGGCGGTGCTGATTGCGGCCATTGCGGCCTATATTGAACCCAACTTGCCCCAGGTGCGCTATGCGCCGATGGCCGCCGGGCTGCATGTGATGCTCTATTTGGGAACAGGGGTGAATGAAACGGCCGTAGTGCAGCAGGCGGCGGCGGCCGGAGTGGGGGTGTATCCTGGCGCGCCCTATCACCTGGAGCAGCCCGCGCCGCCTTCCATTTTGTTGGGCTTTAGCGGCCTGGAAGAGGCGGAAATTGAGGAAGGCGTGCGGCGGTTGGCAAAGGTGCTTCCAGCCCAGGCGTGA
- a CDS encoding AI-2E family transporter, translated as MADKQSPVPFIEQSTAPWADWQKQLAALVLLALVPLTIYWLRPILTPLIYLFLTAFILRYPIKLLQTHLKLPYRTAVLLVYFLFVLLVFVALYWLFASLAGTAVTMFQGIQVVLNALIPSPQTVTIGPIDLSPILRPLQRMATIGGTIRLLASSGGLITQLSSVLGLLAGFLSDVFFVVIILLFFLLEAPRTVNAVGRLIPETSRREYAILISRSVDLFQSYLVGSLVVVGFYWLITAVLFWITGVPNALVSSFVIALPKFIPSIGGLFSIIMVFFYALVAGSNSISLNPLLFAFLLMAAYMLISGVAYYFVDVRVYSRSVNIPVWVLLVGLIVFSAALGVLGVLIAAAVLAILGEALTFVLKKLRGEDPYPGEPEPPLFPAGNGMVQS; from the coding sequence ATGGCAGACAAACAGTCCCCCGTTCCGTTTATCGAACAATCCACGGCCCCCTGGGCTGACTGGCAGAAACAACTGGCCGCCCTGGTTCTGCTGGCATTGGTCCCGCTAACTATCTACTGGCTGCGGCCGATACTGACGCCGCTCATATACCTGTTCCTGACTGCGTTTATTTTGCGCTATCCCATTAAGCTGCTGCAAACACACCTGAAGCTGCCATACCGCACGGCCGTGCTGCTGGTCTATTTTCTGTTTGTGCTGTTGGTGTTTGTGGCGCTGTATTGGTTGTTCGCATCGTTGGCGGGTACGGCCGTTACCATGTTCCAGGGCATCCAGGTCGTCCTCAATGCGCTCATCCCCTCGCCGCAAACAGTCACCATCGGGCCGATTGACCTGAGTCCTATTTTGCGCCCGCTGCAACGGATGGCGACGATTGGCGGGACGATCAGGTTGTTAGCCTCATCAGGTGGGCTGATCACGCAACTATCCTCTGTGCTGGGACTATTGGCCGGCTTCCTGAGCGACGTGTTTTTTGTGGTCATCATTTTGCTCTTTTTCTTGTTGGAAGCGCCGCGCACTGTCAATGCGGTGGGGCGGTTGATTCCAGAGACGTCGCGGCGTGAATACGCCATTTTGATCAGCCGCAGCGTGGATTTGTTCCAAAGTTATCTGGTGGGGTCGCTGGTGGTGGTCGGTTTTTATTGGCTGATAACGGCCGTTCTCTTTTGGATTACCGGCGTGCCCAATGCCCTGGTAAGCAGCTTTGTCATCGCGCTGCCCAAATTTATCCCCAGCATCGGCGGTCTGTTCTCGATCATAATGGTTTTCTTCTACGCGCTGGTGGCTGGCTCCAACAGCATCAGCCTGAATCCGCTGCTGTTTGCTTTTTTGCTGATGGCGGCTTATATGCTGATTTCCGGCGTGGCCTATTACTTTGTAGACGTGCGCGTATACTCGCGGTCGGTCAACATTCCGGTCTGGGTGCTGCTGGTGGGTCTGATTGTTTTTTCAGCCGCTTTGGGTGTGTTGGGCGTGCTGATTGCTGCCGCCGTGCTGGCGATTTTAGGTGAGGCGTTGACATTTGTGCTGAAGAAATTGCGCGGCGAAGATCCCTATCCCGGCGAACCAGAACCACCACTGTTTCCCGCAGGTAACGGCATGGTACAGTCATGA
- a CDS encoding PQQ-binding-like beta-propeller repeat protein — protein MKRFAHRIAHALKAVLRNRWLWLTAAIALTGWFTIRQLTPEVTAVPAIPPGSPTVTIAGARLGRGGQVVWRAAEGQTQALAVAHWSPEQIIAQLPGESAGGAVQVKRTLFASDFTPVVWQAAGLPSQPFDYANPVAPDAPWPTFRRDLVNNGRSPLPALYHNDQPWFFQTEKGIFSTPVIDEQGIIYVGSADHNFYALHPDGREKWRFTTGEIIDSAAAIPRPGLLGDEPGILVPSGNGHIYHLNRDDGRLIWSFNAPDKAFNSWFEGNVQIGYDGTIYAGNTNFNYYAITPEGTLKWTFPTGSNAWSVAGIGEDGTIFWGSNDTFVYAVTPDGQQKWAKRTLGFIAASAAIGSDGTVYISSFDSHLYALDPVTGDTLWRFRTGDHIYSSAALSVDEQGQTTAVYIGSADGSLYALDPAGSLLWSYDTGDVIRSSPVLGRAPDGVGEIVYFGAGNGRFYALNAADGTRRWSFDTTDPDPERRDRNDLNASPALGQTGVYFAGEHGQVWYVPYDYCLHASSDARCQTNPGSDLPADVAALFYVSPGGNAQDVFPDTLPTATMITLRLLVREADQTVDAWVCNNPLYCPADALTITLSPETPFAWEKSADGRYLYIRPEGFLQPATAYTLTVSGHYYTGGLALGNLQLGGRQSGSFADTFTFQTTAQSGALPLAIGDDEVQALEWTRLAVPIPPMMPSLNQIGFDYMDWIMTPVVITPPDAQGQGRFVLWVTGGKTNDAGQLVADPESDFLLPFSGRYQGQDVILQNKSVVMEVTGIPIPFNLLEMRGRLGDDFTMDTATLYADTDALSIPNFGPYLVIGGLANDVYKKLLVSGTFITRPYPDGDPANKRPSDITVTNLTFTPPDDRRDGQVVATLQLPPGYDLTPHRPAILLLDSAATEAVYLNYLELLATAVTGDTATITLTIPAGTALPAALQGAVLFDAYPLALETLSP, from the coding sequence ATGAAACGTTTTGCTCACCGCATCGCCCACGCGCTAAAAGCCGTTTTACGCAATCGCTGGCTCTGGCTGACGGCAGCCATTGCCCTGACCGGCTGGTTCACAATCCGCCAACTCACGCCGGAGGTAACGGCCGTTCCCGCCATCCCCCCCGGCAGCCCAACCGTAACCATTGCCGGCGCGCGCCTCGGCCGGGGCGGGCAGGTCGTCTGGCGCGCCGCCGAGGGGCAGACGCAGGCGTTGGCCGTCGCCCACTGGTCGCCAGAGCAGATTATCGCCCAGCTGCCGGGCGAGTCAGCGGGCGGCGCGGTGCAGGTCAAACGGACGCTGTTCGCCAGCGACTTCACGCCGGTTGTTTGGCAAGCCGCCGGTTTACCATCGCAACCCTTTGACTATGCCAACCCCGTCGCCCCCGATGCGCCCTGGCCGACGTTTCGGCGCGACCTGGTCAACAACGGCCGTTCTCCCCTGCCCGCCCTCTACCACAACGACCAACCCTGGTTCTTCCAGACAGAAAAGGGCATCTTCTCTACGCCGGTCATTGACGAACAAGGCATCATTTACGTCGGCTCGGCCGACCACAACTTCTACGCGCTCCACCCGGACGGCCGCGAGAAGTGGCGCTTCACCACCGGCGAAATCATAGACTCGGCGGCGGCCATCCCCCGCCCCGGCCTGCTGGGCGACGAACCGGGCATCCTGGTCCCCTCCGGCAACGGCCACATCTATCACCTGAACCGGGACGACGGCCGTCTCATCTGGTCCTTCAACGCCCCCGACAAAGCGTTCAACTCCTGGTTCGAGGGCAACGTGCAAATTGGCTACGACGGCACGATTTACGCCGGCAACACCAACTTCAACTACTACGCCATCACTCCGGAAGGGACGCTCAAATGGACCTTCCCCACCGGCTCCAACGCCTGGTCGGTGGCCGGTATCGGCGAAGATGGCACGATTTTCTGGGGGTCCAACGACACCTTTGTCTATGCCGTCACCCCCGACGGCCAGCAAAAATGGGCCAAACGCACCCTGGGTTTCATCGCCGCCAGCGCGGCCATCGGCAGTGACGGCACGGTCTACATCAGCTCCTTCGACAGCCATCTCTACGCCCTGGACCCGGTCACCGGCGACACCCTGTGGCGCTTCCGCACCGGCGACCACATTTACAGTTCGGCCGCCTTGTCGGTGGATGAACAGGGGCAGACGACGGCCGTTTATATCGGTTCGGCTGACGGCAGTTTGTATGCCCTGGACCCGGCGGGCAGCCTGCTCTGGTCTTACGACACCGGCGATGTGATTCGCTCCTCGCCGGTGTTGGGGCGCGCCCCCGATGGGGTGGGCGAGATTGTCTACTTTGGCGCGGGCAACGGCCGTTTCTACGCCCTCAACGCCGCCGACGGGACGCGCCGCTGGTCGTTCGACACCACCGACCCCGACCCCGAACGGCGCGACCGCAACGATCTGAACGCCTCGCCCGCCCTGGGCCAGACCGGCGTCTACTTTGCCGGGGAGCACGGCCAGGTCTGGTACGTCCCCTACGATTACTGCCTGCACGCCAGCAGCGACGCCCGCTGCCAGACCAACCCCGGCAGCGACCTGCCCGCCGACGTCGCCGCCCTTTTTTACGTCTCCCCCGGCGGCAACGCCCAGGACGTCTTCCCCGACACCCTGCCAACGGCGACGATGATCACCTTGCGCCTCCTGGTGCGCGAGGCAGACCAGACGGTGGACGCCTGGGTTTGCAACAATCCGCTCTACTGCCCCGCCGACGCCCTGACCATCACCCTCAGCCCGGAAACCCCGTTCGCCTGGGAGAAATCGGCCGACGGCCGTTACCTCTACATCCGGCCTGAGGGTTTCCTGCAACCGGCCACCGCCTACACGCTCACCGTCAGCGGCCATTATTACACCGGCGGCCTGGCGCTGGGCAATTTGCAGCTTGGTGGCCGACAAAGCGGCTCTTTCGCCGACACCTTCACCTTCCAGACGACCGCGCAGAGCGGCGCACTGCCCTTAGCCATTGGGGACGATGAGGTCCAGGCGCTGGAGTGGACCCGGCTGGCTGTGCCCATCCCGCCGATGATGCCCAGCCTCAACCAGATTGGCTTCGACTACATGGACTGGATCATGACGCCGGTGGTCATCACCCCGCCGGACGCGCAGGGGCAGGGGCGATTTGTCCTCTGGGTCACCGGCGGCAAAACCAACGACGCCGGCCAGTTGGTCGCCGACCCGGAATCCGACTTTTTGCTGCCGTTTAGCGGCCGTTACCAGGGGCAGGACGTTATTCTGCAAAACAAAAGCGTCGTCATGGAGGTGACGGGCATCCCCATCCCCTTCAACCTGCTGGAGATGCGCGGCCGGCTGGGCGACGATTTCACGATGGACACAGCCACGCTCTACGCCGACACCGACGCCCTCTCCATCCCGAACTTTGGCCCCTACCTGGTGATTGGCGGGCTGGCCAATGACGTGTACAAAAAGCTGCTGGTCTCCGGCACGTTCATCACCCGGCCTTATCCAGATGGCGACCCGGCTAACAAACGGCCGTCAGACATCACCGTCACCAACCTGACCTTCACGCCGCCAGACGACAGGCGCGATGGGCAGGTGGTCGCCACCCTGCAGCTGCCCCCCGGCTATGACCTGACGCCCCATCGCCCGGCCATTTTGCTGCTGGACAGCGCGGCGACGGAAGCGGTCTATCTGAATTATCTGGAGCTGCTGGCGACGGCCGTGACCGGTGACACAGCGACCATCACCCTCACCATCCCGGCCGGGACCGCCCTGCCTGCTGCCTTACAGGGCGCGGTTCTCTTCGACGCCTACCCATTGGCGCTAGAGACGCTCAGTCCATAA
- a CDS encoding nitroreductase family deazaflavin-dependent oxidoreductase, with the protein MGTRFEQLTRLDWTNLKDWSNLPYVIYFLFLTFPFCAVRCLSSRGQRDSATGAVRSAGPATPALANYPPGRWGQSPGNCSSLWEGIKGGAARPQAAARWRERWHGRFLTSGRPLAPTLLLTTTGRKTGQPRTTPVFYLRDGRRLILCNVNPGFERPNPWTLNMRAQPVVDVQIGGWNGRYHAREATEEETTHYWPQLVQMWPAYQQHFTRSGQRSVFVLEDDDPAVA; encoded by the coding sequence ATCGGAACGAGATTTGAACAATTAACACGTTTAGATTGGACCAATCTTAAAGATTGGTCCAATCTCCCGTATGTTATTTATTTTTTATTCCTTACCTTCCCGTTTTGCGCGGTCCGCTGCCTATCCAGCCGTGGGCAACGGGATTCCGCCACCGGCGCGGTCAGGAGCGCCGGCCCAGCGACTCCAGCGCTGGCAAATTATCCGCCAGGACGATGGGGGCAATCACCCGGAAATTGCTCTTCCCTTTGGGAGGGGATTAAGGGGGGCGCTGCCCGCCCGCAAGCTGCTGCAAGATGGCGCGAACGATGGCACGGCCGTTTCCTCACCTCTGGCCGTCCTCTGGCTCCCACCCTGCTGCTCACCACCACCGGGCGCAAAACAGGGCAGCCGCGTACCACGCCGGTCTTTTATCTGCGCGACGGCCGTCGCCTCATTCTCTGCAACGTGAACCCCGGTTTTGAACGGCCCAACCCGTGGACGCTGAACATGCGCGCCCAGCCTGTTGTTGACGTGCAAATTGGGGGATGGAACGGCCGTTACCACGCCAGAGAAGCCACCGAGGAAGAGACAACCCACTACTGGCCGCAGTTGGTGCAAATGTGGCCGGCCTATCAGCAGCACTTTACGCGCAGCGGGCAGCGCTCGGTTTTTGTTTTAGAAGACGACGATCCGGCCGTTGCTTAG